The Nicotiana tabacum cultivar K326 chromosome 5, ASM71507v2, whole genome shotgun sequence sequence CAATTTGCAAATCATACATTTTAAGTCGACATAATAGACAATGAAATTCCAAGAACTTTACATGTGTTGAATTAGAAGGAACAAGTATCACACATAGAAAATGACCTTTCCTCAATTTACTTCGTCAAAAGGAAAGAAATTTTTCTGAACAAATTAGATTCAGCCTGAGATTTAAGTCCGACGACTCCACCCCTATGAAACCCAAACTTTCCAATTTATCACTATAAATATGAAGCTTCTCTACCCCCAACCAGAAAAACTCAATGCAATATTTCTTTCCAACCCAATGGCCCCTAGTTGCAACCATAGCCAAAATGGTCAATTTTTGCCACAAGAAGTAGTAGTTGTGGTGGTTCCTTTTCCAGCACAAGGTCACTTGAATCAACTTCTTCATCTCTCTCGTCTCATTTCATCTTATAATATACCAACCCATTATATTACCACTAAAATTCATAGCCATCAAGTCAATTTAAGAGCTCACGGTTTTAACCCTTTATCAACAAACAATATTCATTTCCATGAATTTTCAACCCCAGTTTTTAACTCTCCCTCGAATTCCTCAATCAAATTCCCTTCACATCTTAcaccttcttcccaaatttcctCTAATCTTCGCAAACCTGTTGCCAAGATATTACACTCTCTATCACATAAAAATCGAAGAattattattattcatgattcatTAATGGGGTCTGTGGTTCAAGATTTTCGGACCATTCCAAATGCAGAAGCTTACACTTTCCACAGTGTTTCAGCCTTCACTTTGTTTTTGTACGTATGGGAAAGTATAGGGAGGCCttttggtattgatatgataaAAGAACTTCCTTCAAATGAAGGTTGTTTTAGTCCTGAGTTTGAGAAGTTTATGAAATCTGAACATGAGTATAGTAAGTTTAATTCTGGTAAGATTTATAACACCTCACAAGCTATAGAGCATACTTTTCTTGATTTGCTGTCTAAGGAACAAATTAGTAAAGGCAAAAAGCAGTGGGCTCTTGGCCCATTTAATCCTGTTGTTATCCAAGAGACCCACCAACAACGACACAAGTCATTGGTTTGGTTGGACAAACAAGTACCAAAGTCGGTGATTTTTGTGTCATTTGGAACCACTTCTTCATTTTCTGATGAACAAATCAAGGAAATAGCAATTGGCTTAGAGAAAAGTCAGCAAAAGTTCATTTGGGTATTGAGAGATGCAGATAAAGAGAATGTTTTCTCTaaagattttattaaaaaaattgaattgcCAAAAGGGTTTGAAGAGAGAGCGAAAGAAAAAGGAATAATTGTAAGAGATTGGGCACCGCAGCTAGAAATATTAGCACATTCTTCGACAGGAGGTTTTTTAAGTCATTGTGGATGGAATTCGTGCATAGAAAGTATTTCTATGGGAGTTCCAATAGTAGCATGGCCGATGCATTCGGATCAACCGAGGAACACAGTGTTGATTACGAAAATACTAAAAGTTGGGATTGTTGTAAAGGATTGGGCTCGAAGAGATGATTTAATTGTGTCCACTAAGATTGAAATGGCAGTGAGAATTTTGATGGCATCGGAAGAAGGAGAGGAGATGAGGAAGAGGGCAGAAGAGTTGGGTTTTGGTGTCAAGAAGGCTGTGGGTGAAGGTGGTGTCACTCGCAAAGAGTTTGATTCTTTCATCGCGCATATTACCAGATGAGTTTGATCATAATATTTCGTAACAGTAAAAGTTGTCGTCATGTAATCAAGGGATCACGAGTTCAAGTCACGAAAATAACTTcgtataaaaatataaaagtaagacTGCAGACAATAGATCAAATGTGACTCGACAAGCTACTCTTTTGTTTGATACTATGGAGCAATATATGTTTTAAATTGTCATCTTGAGCAATTTATGCATTGATTTAATTTGTAAAACATATACAATGGGTAATCTATCATTTGATCATATAAGCATGGGTACGTAGTGTTTAACAAAAAATTgggatttcggtcaaagcttatttgagaagaactcgggttactgataatcgaaTAGAAATAAGAATAATTGATAAATAATAACTGAATATAATGCAGAGTAAATCAATGTATTTCAATAGTATTTCGTATCCTTACAAATGACcagtcttctccttttatagctacCTCTAGGTAATACGTTTTGTTTCTATCATAATTGAGTCATTATTGATAATTAATGGCATTTAGTGTAACGTTACAATTGGTAATCATATTTGATTCAATActgattctctaacgtttttcGTATTTAATGCCTAACAATACGTATCTATACATTTTTTGCTATCAGATTCATTCTCTTCGATCATAAAGAAGTTCGAGCATTTATCTTTCTTGTTTTCCCTTAATATCTGCATGTGCCTGATGAAGCTCGTGCCTCTTTGATTATTCTTATCCAGCTATTATCCTTTGACCGGTCCACGTGTCATGACGTGTCATCTTACAATAAATTCCATATATGAACTTAATTTTTcctaatacagatagtccctccacttgccatttattcatcaatagaATATTTGGAAAGTGGATCTCATTTAAAGCGGGAATATTTGCCGCCATTAACTCTTCTCTGGAACTATCGCTTCATCTGTCACTTTCATTTAATGCCCATAACACGTGGCGTCTCCTGGTTGATTCTGCAATCTTTCAGCGTCTTTTAAGGCTTTTTTAGGCTTCACCAATTATGAAACGACAGTTCTCATTATGACGTTTCCATCATTGCGCCTTTTCCTTTGATGGTTACTTCTGactataaatataactttttACCTTTGTCTTTTTCACAAAAGGTTTAGAGtattcaattttatttttcttcttcctcataCTACTATGTCTTCTTCAAACTCTAACCCTCGGAGAGTCCCCATCGTTGACAACTTTCCTCTTGCTCCTGTTAGAAGTAGGAGAGGAGGAAGACTTCGTAGTTTAGGGTTTTCATCTTCTCGAGGTCCTTCTATTCCTTCGACGAGATCTACTCCACCTTCTAGAACCAGAGGTTCTCTTTCTCAAAGATCTTCATCTAGGAGTAAAGAACCCACTGAACCTCTTCGTGAACCTTTTGTGGATGAAATTGTTCTTGCTGGATTATCTTTTTATAATGATAGAGAGTCCATCAGAAACCAAATGTCTTCCTTAGATCATGCTGACATTTACCCGACTCAGATCACTGAAGGCCTGATTTCTGTAGTTCGTAGAGATTGCCATTGGAGTCATGACTTCCCCATTATAATCCCCAATGCCAACCAAAGAATCACTTCTTATTTAattgggttttcttttgtttatacataccctttcacgTTGAATTTTAAACATGCTATTGACCCTGTTATCATCGAATTCTATCGCTTTTTCAATATTTGCTTAGGATAAATTGGCCCCATCGTGTGAAGGGTTGTTGCTTGCTTGAGGCATTTGGCCAACATGGTTGGCATGCCTTTTACGTTCTTTCATTTGATCCATCTCTATTATCCCAAAATTTTTCGTCAAGGAATCTTTACTTTAGTAGCGAGAAGTAAAAGAGTTCTGGTTTGTCAAGAAGATGATAAGgatcgtggctggtatgccagatttgttgctgcccccactgttggtttagtgggtgacgAGAATGTTCCCTTTCTTGAGAAGTAGAATTTTGCACGTGAGTTTTCTTTTTTATAACTTTCTCATACCTCTTTCCCAATTTTGATGGTCGTCATTTtaatttcctcttctttttcagcaaccatgggagttgttGATGAAATTCCCAATTTTCGTGGTTAGGTAGGAAAGCTGTTAAGTGTTGCCCCGATGGAAGGTAGATCCTGGAAAAACCTTTCTCATCggtttggttggaaagtgaaaattCACGGTAAGTGCTTTTTatatcttttgtatttttgttcacTTCTTTACTTAGAAATTATTTTGACCCTTATTTTCGTCAGGGTTTCCCATTCGAGGCATAACTGTTGAGGATGTCGTAGCTTCCAAAATTTCTTTGTAAAGGGCCCAAGAAATAATTTTgggttcttcatcgaaaaggaaAGCTTCTTCTGGTCAAGACTCTAAAAAAGAGGAAGAACAAGATGGGGGTTCTTTGGTAAAAAGACCACGGGCTAGAAGACGCATTATTTCAGATGATGAATCATCTCCCTCTTGTTTTGTTCCTCTAACCGAGCCTGTTGAGGCTACCTTGGTGATTTTCGATGatgaccccccccccctccccgccCCCCGGCTGCTCAAGTGGAAGTGGAGTTATGAAACAAGTTATCATCGAGGTTCCTGCCGATGGTAATCTTTTGAGAAAATCAGGTGGGGCTGATGTATGGTTGAAACCCCTAATTGGTCCAATCGAGAGAGCCAAGTTTGAGAGCCACAACTCTTTGACTTGGATGAACGACATAATGCAATCATCATTAAAGGT is a genomic window containing:
- the LOC107769776 gene encoding zeatin O-glucosyltransferase-like, which produces MKLLYPQPEKLNAIFLSNPMAPSCNHSQNGQFLPQEVVVVVVPFPAQGHLNQLLHLSRLISSYNIPTHYITTKIHSHQVNLRAHGFNPLSTNNIHFHEFSTPVFNSPSNSSIKFPSHLTPSSQISSNLRKPVAKILHSLSHKNRRIIIIHDSLMGSVVQDFRTIPNAEAYTFHSVSAFTLFLYVWESIGRPFGIDMIKELPSNEGCFSPEFEKFMKSEHEYSKFNSGKIYNTSQAIEHTFLDLLSKEQISKGKKQWALGPFNPVVIQETHQQRHKSLVWLDKQVPKSVIFVSFGTTSSFSDEQIKEIAIGLEKSQQKFIWVLRDADKENVFSKDFIKKIELPKGFEERAKEKGIIVRDWAPQLEILAHSSTGGFLSHCGWNSCIESISMGVPIVAWPMHSDQPRNTVLITKILKVGIVVKDWARRDDLIVSTKIEMAVRILMASEEGEEMRKRAEELGFGVKKAVGEGGVTRKEFDSFIAHITR